GTTTTAAAATATTATTTATTTGCTTTTGACTATGTCTAAAGTATAGCGCATTGTTCAAATATGAGCAATGCATTCTGTTCATTTATTACCTTTATAAAAGCAATCATGATTATTTTCATAAATAAATAGATGATTTAGTGTTATTATTCACATTATGGAACTCTCAAATAATATTGAAATTAACTATCTTTTAGATAGCACAAAAATAGCCACCAATCATCTTGATTAGTGGCTATGACATGCGGTTTATTTTTGCTGAAAATCAAGGCTTGATATAGCTATAGCCTTGCTGTTGCTTAAGCGCTAGTTCCACCACTCCTGATGGCACGACCACTGCTACTGCGTCTTGTAAGTCTGCTGTAGCGATTTGGCGTTGATCGAGTGAATTTTGGCAAACGGCAATCTTGATATTATGATCAATCATCGCTATGAAATTAACATCAGACGCTTTAATCGCTTGTTCTACAGCTTCACCATTAATCAATAACTCGATCGTACCAGTCGAACCAGTTTCGCTGTACCACTCATTCATATGTTTGAGATTAGATAACACGGTTGGCCACTTGATTGTCTCGTCAATATGAAAAATAACATCCATGGTTGATTTCTCCTAATGTCACTTTTTAGCAACTTCCCCATCAAAACCTTTTCGATTTTCAATATTTAGTAGTTGTGTGGTTGCTGTTTCAAATTCCAATAATAAACACCTGCACCTAATATGCCAAACCCAATGCCTACCAAAACTGTCATCAAAGAAAACGTCGTGAACAAGTAGGCAACTACGATCAGTGTCAAATACGTTAGCCATTTTCCACCAGGTAATTGATAGCCTTTCGGTAATGAATCATCGTGACGTAATTTCAATGATGAAAAAATTGTGCCTAAATACTGCATAAAGTCACTCAACACGATTAATTTAATCAAAAACAGATAGCTACCACTTAACAGCAGACCACCTGCGATCGTCATTGTTACTAAAATAGCCAAAACGGGGGCGCCAAACTTGTTGGTAATTGCTAATTTTGCCGGTAAAAAACCATGTTCACTGGCCATTGAAGCCAATTCAATGGGCGAGTTAAAGGAATTAGCGATGGCTACCCCAATGATTGATAATGTCATGCCAGTAATAATCACTGTGCGGCCAGGACGACCCATGATGGTGCCGATGATATCTGCAACTGGCAATGATGAATGCACCAGGCTAGTGCCAAGAACTGTCACGGCCACTAGCTGCATGAGGACAAAGATGGCGGTTGTCACCAACATCACGGTCAAAATAGCGCGTGGTAACATTTTGCCAGGATTTTTCATCTCCTTAGCCGCAATTGGAATGAGAGAAAAGCCAGTAAACATATAGAATGCATTCCCAAAAGCCCCAGAAAAATTAGTAACTTGTGGCGTGTGCGTCATTGTAATATTATCAGCCTGTCCTAATGCTAACCAGGTTGCCACAGCGATAAACACTGCCGCAATCACGAGAATTTTAATCAAACTTGCTACATCATCAACGTAACTTGAAATACCTGTACCAAATAAATTGATGATAATCAGGATGGCCATAATTGTAATTGTCAAAGTATTATAGATAAATGGTTGCGCCACTATTGGCACGATCCCAGACAAGGTCTTTAAAAAGGCCGCAGATTCAGCGCTGATTGTGATTACCCCAAACAGCCAGCCAAACCAACCAACTAAGAATCCAGGAAATCGTCCAAACGCCTGATAAGTATATGTCCATGCTCCCCCATCATCATCAATTTTTGAGGACATTACCGCATAATGCATAGCTATCAACGTTGCTGCAATACCAGCTAGAATAATGGCAAGGATAGTTAAATTCCCACCCTGCTCATATAAAGTACTCGGCAAGAGAAATAGTCCTCCTCCAATTACACCATTAATCCCTAGCAAAACAACACTGGCGAAACCCATTTGTTTTTTATTCCATGCCATATTTATATACCGCTTTCATTTAAACAAGGTATTTAATTTAGATTTTGGACATAACTCATTGTAACACTTGAATGAATTCTCAAATAATATAGAAAACGCACACTGAAATAGCCGCGAAATGATATCATTTCGCGGCTATTTCATGTGGTCTATTTTTGCTGATAAATTCAGGCTTAGTATAGCTATGATCTTGGTGTTAATTAAGCGCTAATTCCATGACTAATCAACTTTGACCAAATGATTATTTTCAACTTTATACATACCGGTACGAATGTGTTGATGGTAGACCTTCCGAGTCATCGTCGAAAAGGTACTATGCCATTCCGGAATCACAATATAGTCATATGAATTGACCGTTTGTTTGAAGTCCGCAGCTGACATCATGAAATTCTCCCGAGCAGTAACGTTGCCATCAAAGAAATAGTAACGGCCAACTAGTTCCGTATACTGACTTTTAACCATGTCTTTATGCGGATCAACAATTAGAACTTTCTTATTATTTAACCGATACTGCGGTTTAGCAATTTGTGTTAGTTCAACCGGCAATGTGTGCATATTTTGTTCATTACTAAATTCAGTACCATTTAATTCGGAAAGCATCAAAATAGTTGCAAAGACAAATAGGATGAATGCCGTCCATTGATAGATCTGCTTACTGATGACTGAGCTATATGAATAAAAGTTACGTTGTTCAATATTTGGTTCATAAAAGGCATAATCGATGGCAATCGTAATTGCCATGGCTCCTACTAACAAATTAAATACCACAATGCTAGACATATAGCGCTCAAAGCCCGCTAAGACGATTGCCTCAGGATAGGGCATCGAGACAACATACATCGCGTAAATACTCAAATAATAGGCTACCATGATCACATCTAAGGCAATTAATACCTTCAAAAGGATATTTTGTTTATGCAAGCCAAACTTTAGGACTGCCCAAATGATGATGAGAGTCAGGTTGACTAACAAAAAACCTATCGATGATAACGAATTCAAACTAAATACCTGAGTTGTCATTTTATGAGCAATCACGGTAAACATCTGTTGCCCCTCATGAGTCACTTGACTTTCGTAGGCTTGTAAGCTGATTTCATGTTTGGACACACCAGCAAAGGTCTGGGCCACATGGTTCTGCCACCAATAAAATGGTAGGTAGCCCAGGATCAATGATAACCCTGTGAAGCCCAGCGCTTGACGTATTTTCAGAATTGATTTTTGGTGCGTACTATTCTTGATGATTTGATAGCACAAATAGATCGCTAGTATGACTGCATAGAACATACCAGAATTTTTGCTTAACAACAGCACCGCAATAAAAATAGTCGTATGGGTGATCTGCAGTGCTAGTTTGCGGCGGTAGATATATATACCAACAATACCCACTATCGCCAGGAGTGGTAACACAAAATCAACCAGTAGGTTATTGAGTCGAATGGAAATGTTAAAAATCAAAGCCACTGCAATAGCGGCAGCAATAATAAATGTATTCAAAGCACGAGTACGATCACGCACCATGCCAAACATCGCATAGAGGGCACTCCAAATCAGAAGAAATTGCCCAATTAACATATTACCTGCTGAGAAACCTACCCAGGTCACAAAATGAGTGATAAATAAGGCTAACGCTGGTGGATAAGAAGTAAAAGTCACGAGTGACTGATGTGCGACTGGTAAATGTCCTTCAAATACCATATATTTGACAATCGTTGCCCAATGCGAATAATTGTCATAATGAATTAACGGACTTTTTGCCAACACGACGATAAAAGCAATCCCGAACAACACCATCCAGATATCAAAGTAGTGCACACTTTCTTTTTGATACGCCTTAACATCTGGTTGCCGGATATACTCAACCAATGACCAAATAAAGAACAAACCGCCTAAACTGGTCACGCCGATAATGCCTGCTTGTAAAAAATCCAACATCGCAAAGGCATACAGCATTAAAATTTGGATCGCCATCGTTGTAATCCAGGCCAGATAACGCGTCACCCCCATCTTTTTTAAAACAAAATTATATCCATTTAAGGATAGAAAAAAGAACAACGTCCCTAAAATATTCAACATTGTCATCTGTCCTTTCATGTTAACTCAGATGTAGTAAACGCCTTACCTGCTGACGCCAAAGGTTTATCTTCTGGCGCCACTGGCCGCCTCGAATTTGGAGATTGATTTGCAGTGTATCAAATGGTGTGATCCAACCATCCTGTTCGGATGGCAAAAGTTTATTAGTCCCATCATAAATTAATTGAAGGTGTCGATTTGCGGTTTCTGGTGATGCTGACATGGTTGCACCATATAGCGTCACCTTATTTTCGATTAGAATTCTAATAATGGACCCACTAATTTCAATTGGTTGATTCTCATAATAAAGGATACCCGAAAAGTCTTGATCAACTGCCATCCCATTTTTTGAAGAAGCAAAATGAAATAAGATTCCACTTTCCGACAAATCGTCGATCTCAATTGCACGCGCAGTTTCTCCATTATCGATGTAAATTTTGCCAGTGGTTTTACGAGCAAATCTTTCACTGTTACGATAATTAGTACGATTTAACGCCACGAAGATACTAAACGTTAAGTTGGCGAAATGCAATAATAGCCAAAAAGTGATGATACTACCCATCATAATTTCTGAACCCCACTTGCCATAATTGAATTTAACAATCGCAAATAACGTGATGATCCATAACATTAAATGTGGCAGAACATAGATGCGATCAATAATTGATGCTTCTGCGTTCTTAATTGTCACCTTAAACTTTTTTGCCTTGATGCCCAGGGTCTCAAGGATAATTGGAATAAACAGATACGGTGCAAAAAAGGTTTCCTGCACTTCACCCCAGAATTCAGTCCGAATGTGATTTGGCGAAATACTTAGCGCATAGTGTAACAGAAAATAGCCAGGTGCCCATAGCACGAGTAACAGCCAAAAATTGGCATTCACCACTTGTACTTTGAAAAGAGCATAAAGTACGGGTGCAGCAATATAAACTAACCGTCGTGCAAATGACCACCAGTAGAGATATGAATTAATTAAAATGACACGATTCATAAATGAAATGTTTGGATTAGTAAAGATATGCAAGTTTCGCGTACTTTGCATCACCCCCCGCCCCCAACGAACGCGTTGTTTGATAACACCTTTGACGTCCAACGGGGTCGTCCCGGCAGATTCTGGCAGGATTGTTGAAATACTGGCATACCCAGCAATATTAATTTTGGCGCCCAGCTCAAAATCTTCCGTTAAAGTATCTGTGGGGAAGCCCCCCGCCTCATCAACCGCTTGCCGTAAGAAAATAGCATTCGAACCAGTAAAAATGGCCCCATCATTGGCACCGTTCAGGACATTAATATCACGTGAAAAGAAGTCTTGTTCATTTGAAATTGATTTACCAGAAAATAAATTGTGTTGAAAAATATCAACATGATAAAAACTTTGCGGTGTTTGCAGAAAACCCAGAGGCTTAACTTGATCTTCGTCGTTGGCTAAATCATCAATGTTTTTTGTGAAAAATGGGACACTATGCTCCAAGAAAGTTGAAAATGGAATCATGTCTGCATCAAAAATCACAAATAATGGTGAATGCAACTGCTTTAAAGCATGGTTGATATTGCCAGACTTTGCCTCAGTATTATTCGTCATACCAATATACTGCACGCCATATGCTTCTGCTAACTCACGAACTGCCGGGCGATTCCCATCATCAGCAATCACCACATGAACTTTACTCTTATCCGGATATTTTAAAAAAGTAGCGGCATTAATGGTCTTTTGCAACAATGCTAGCTCTTCATTATGCGTCACGATGATGACATCAACCTCAGGAACTATTTGATGAGGCATAAATTTTGGAATACTGGTCTTTGCCTGCAATTTACCCGTACTAGAAATGCGCAAAATTAATAGTAAAAAGGCGGTGGCATTGGAAATGATCTCATTACCGACTAGCAAGAGCGCAAAAATTAAAACGAAAATATTCGTTTGCCATGGAATGGTGAAAAAAATACGCCAAATTAAATAAATCGTGACTAACACCACTGAGACAATATATAGTAATTTTCTTTTTTTCGATATTTTCATTGTGTCTATTCCTTTTTAACAAAAATCAACTTTGTTTGAATTTGATAACTCGCCAAAAATAAAACAAAATCAATGAAAATTTTCATTAACGTAATCAGCAATGTGGTTTGATGTGCTACATGAATCTCCGTTGAAACTAAGTGCGTTAAGTAACCAGATAACAACATTTGCACGATGACTAACGCCCCATACTTGCGCATCGTCGCCGTACCCACGCCTTCAAACACAAGGTGGCGGTTAACTAGATAATTGGCAATAGATGAAACTAAGCGTGCTAAAATTGTGGCCCACATGATGGCTTGGAAAGATGCTTCACCAAGTAAGTGAATGACCAAGGCAAAAACAGCAATATCGATGACAAAAGACAACAAGCTACTCAATGAAAATTTAAAGAATTGTAAGTAAATCGATAATGAGTCGCGAATCACACGAAAATGCGACGTTGCATTGTTATCGATGTAAATTGTCTCAATCGGCTGTTCATGAATGGCAATATGGTATTTCTTCGCCTCTAGCAACATATCAAATTCAAATTCAAAACGATCACCTGAAAACGTTAATAGTTCCTTAGCATAGTCGATTGGAATCACCCGGAGGCCAGTTTGGGTATCCGAAAGCTTCAAGCCCGTGAGTAAACGGACCAAGCTGCTAGTTAACGTGTTACCAAAGCGACTCCGAAATGGGATATCTTTTGAAAAAGTACGGCTACCAATCGTTAAATCATGTGGTTGTTGAGCAAACAACGCGATACATTTTTGTAGATCAGCGACTGTATGCTGCCCATCTGAATCCAGTGTCGCAATGCCTGTGATTTCCGGATGATGCTCAATGAAATACTTGAAGCCCGTTTTCAGTGCCGCCCCCTTACCAAAATTTTCTGCATGATGAATAATCTGAACTTCGTCAGACGTCTTATGAGCTATTTCATCAAAAATTGTCTGCTCTTGGGTACCATCATCGATAATCACGATTCGGTGACTAAACAAATTAGTATTCACTAATTTGTCAATTAAGATAATTAGTTTCTCATCGGGATCAAGCGAGGGGATGAGCACACCGATGTTATCAGTTATATTTTCTACCATATATGTTTCTCCGTTATGTTTAGTAAAAATTCGATATTGTCTAAGTGACATGTCTTTTAAATTGAAAACAGCTCACACTTAAAAAACAAGCTACAGCAGTTCAATTGGCCCGTCGATAATTTGGTAACCCTTGTCGGCCATGTCTTTTAGCCGTAAATCATGGGTTACAACGATAATGATTTTATTACGCCTACGGGCAAGATCTTTTAACAAGATAATCACGGCCATTGAATGTTTATGCATCTCAGGTAGCTGTGGTTTGGTATACCCAAGCCTTCACAATCACAACACACTTTAGAATTTCGTTTTTTTCTTCCAAAATAGCGAGGCAGTTCTCTAATTGCTTATATCCTTGAAAGTCTTAGTCTTACCATTAATCATGGCCGAGGTAGCTTGTTTGACCCAAATATCAATAGAATCTTTTGAGGGGTTCAAATTCCGCTGCTAATAATTTAAGGGAACGTCCTTCTTGGTGAAGTTTAACCTGTGAATCTTTAAAATGCTGTGAATAACGAATTGACATAAAAATACGCCTATACTCTCATTTTACGGACTGAATAAAAACAGTTTACTTTTTAGTATAAGAGAATGTTACCCCAGTAATTTAATAAGGAAAAAGTTGAGATAACGATCCACTCTAACGCCTCTTTTATAATCCTGTCTATCCAATTAGTTAAACCAATCAAAATAGCAAAATCTCAAAATTACTGTGTTCTAAAAAATCGCTAAACTTTTGATATAGTGGGTTTAACGATTTTTTTATTTTTCATAATCGACCTTATGTTAAGGGAGTAAATTTTAGAATATTTATTAATTATTTTGACTTATTTTTATGATAGTTCACATCACAAAAAGTGGTTATAATATTAAACACAATTATACTAAACCCAGCGGCTTTAATTACAATATCAGAATGCCTAGGATCTGAACCAGCAAAAAGACCTGTAACTACCGTGTTTAAATCTAAAACAAGTCTATGCAAATCCTTTTTAAAGACTCCTATTCTATATTCTTACCCAAAATAATGAATATAAGTTTAACCCTTATGATACCTAGAAACATTTATTAAAGATTGTCGGTGTAATTCAGTCAATTCTATTTCAGCAGCATTACTAAGAATAAGTGATTGATCAATAACAAATTTTGTTCCC
This is a stretch of genomic DNA from Weissella soli. It encodes these proteins:
- a CDS encoding ABC transporter permease, whose product is MLNILGTLFFFLSLNGYNFVLKKMGVTRYLAWITTMAIQILMLYAFAMLDFLQAGIIGVTSLGGLFFIWSLVEYIRQPDVKAYQKESVHYFDIWMVLFGIAFIVVLAKSPLIHYDNYSHWATIVKYMVFEGHLPVAHQSLVTFTSYPPALALFITHFVTWVGFSAGNMLIGQFLLIWSALYAMFGMVRDRTRALNTFIIAAAIAVALIFNISIRLNNLLVDFVLPLLAIVGIVGIYIYRRKLALQITHTTIFIAVLLLSKNSGMFYAVILAIYLCYQIIKNSTHQKSILKIRQALGFTGLSLILGYLPFYWWQNHVAQTFAGVSKHEISLQAYESQVTHEGQQMFTVIAHKMTTQVFSLNSLSSIGFLLVNLTLIIIWAVLKFGLHKQNILLKVLIALDVIMVAYYLSIYAMYVVSMPYPEAIVLAGFERYMSSIVVFNLLVGAMAITIAIDYAFYEPNIEQRNFYSYSSVISKQIYQWTAFILFVFATILMLSELNGTEFSNEQNMHTLPVELTQIAKPQYRLNNKKVLIVDPHKDMVKSQYTELVGRYYFFDGNVTARENFMMSAADFKQTVNSYDYIVIPEWHSTFSTMTRKVYHQHIRTGMYKVENNHLVKVD
- a CDS encoding APC family permease encodes the protein MPSTLYEQGGNLTILAIILAGIAATLIAMHYAVMSSKIDDDGGAWTYTYQAFGRFPGFLVGWFGWLFGVITISAESAAFLKTLSGIVPIVAQPFIYNTLTITIMAILIIINLFGTGISSYVDDVASLIKILVIAAVFIAVATWLALGQADNITMTHTPQVTNFSGAFGNAFYMFTGFSLIPIAAKEMKNPGKMLPRAILTVMLVTTAIFVLMQLVAVTVLGTSLVHSSLPVADIIGTIMGRPGRTVIITGMTLSIIGVAIANSFNSPIELASMASEHGFLPAKLAITNKFGAPVLAILVTMTIAGGLLLSGSYLFLIKLIVLSDFMQYLGTIFSSLKLRHDDSLPKGYQLPGGKWLTYLTLIVVAYLFTTFSLMTVLVGIGFGILGAGVYYWNLKQQPHNY
- a CDS encoding bifunctional glycosyltransferase family 2/GtrA family protein; this encodes MVENITDNIGVLIPSLDPDEKLIILIDKLVNTNLFSHRIVIIDDGTQEQTIFDEIAHKTSDEVQIIHHAENFGKGAALKTGFKYFIEHHPEITGIATLDSDGQHTVADLQKCIALFAQQPHDLTIGSRTFSKDIPFRSRFGNTLTSSLVRLLTGLKLSDTQTGLRVIPIDYAKELLTFSGDRFEFEFDMLLEAKKYHIAIHEQPIETIYIDNNATSHFRVIRDSLSIYLQFFKFSLSSLLSFVIDIAVFALVIHLLGEASFQAIMWATILARLVSSIANYLVNRHLVFEGVGTATMRKYGALVIVQMLLSGYLTHLVSTEIHVAHQTTLLITLMKIFIDFVLFLASYQIQTKLIFVKKE
- a CDS encoding DsrE family protein, producing the protein MDVIFHIDETIKWPTVLSNLKHMNEWYSETGSTGTIELLINGEAVEQAIKASDVNFIAMIDHNIKIAVCQNSLDQRQIATADLQDAVAVVVPSGVVELALKQQQGYSYIKP
- a CDS encoding glycosyltransferase produces the protein MKISKKRKLLYIVSVVLVTIYLIWRIFFTIPWQTNIFVLIFALLLVGNEIISNATAFLLLILRISSTGKLQAKTSIPKFMPHQIVPEVDVIIVTHNEELALLQKTINAATFLKYPDKSKVHVVIADDGNRPAVRELAEAYGVQYIGMTNNTEAKSGNINHALKQLHSPLFVIFDADMIPFSTFLEHSVPFFTKNIDDLANDEDQVKPLGFLQTPQSFYHVDIFQHNLFSGKSISNEQDFFSRDINVLNGANDGAIFTGSNAIFLRQAVDEAGGFPTDTLTEDFELGAKINIAGYASISTILPESAGTTPLDVKGVIKQRVRWGRGVMQSTRNLHIFTNPNISFMNRVILINSYLYWWSFARRLVYIAAPVLYALFKVQVVNANFWLLLVLWAPGYFLLHYALSISPNHIRTEFWGEVQETFFAPYLFIPIILETLGIKAKKFKVTIKNAEASIIDRIYVLPHLMLWIITLFAIVKFNYGKWGSEIMMGSIITFWLLLHFANLTFSIFVALNRTNYRNSERFARKTTGKIYIDNGETARAIEIDDLSESGILFHFASSKNGMAVDQDFSGILYYENQPIEISGSIIRILIENKVTLYGATMSASPETANRHLQLIYDGTNKLLPSEQDGWITPFDTLQINLQIRGGQWRQKINLWRQQVRRLLHLS